The Sinorhizobium alkalisoli genomic interval GTCGACCACAACGTGCCGACCTCGCCGGACCGCCACCTCGGCATCAAGAACGAGGAAAGCCGCATCCAGGTCGAAGCGCTCGCGAAGAACGCCGCCGATTTCGGCGTCGAATATTATTCCGAGAACGACAAGCGCCAGGGAATCGTGCACATTGTCGGCCCCGAGCAGGGCTTCACACTGCCGGGCATGACGATCGTCTGCGGCGATAGCCATACGTCGACGCATGGCGCCTTCGGCGCGCTCGCGCACGGCATCGGCACCTCGGAAGTGGAGCACGTGCTGGCGACGCAGACACTGATCCAGAAGAAGGCGAAGAACATGCTGGTGCGCGTCGACGGGCAATTGCCGCCCGGCGTCACCGCCAAGGATATCATCCTCGCCATCATCGGCGAGATCGGCACGGCCGGCGGCACCGGCCACGTCATCGAGTTCGCCGGCGAAGCGATCCGTTCGCTGTCGATGGAAGGCCGCATGACCGTCTGCAACATGACCATCGAAGGCGGCGCCCGCGCCGGCCTGATAGCACCGGACGAGACGACCTTCGCCTATATCAAGGACCGGCCGCGCGCGCCCAAGGGCAAGGCCTGGGACATGGCGCTCGACTATTGGAAGACGCTCAACACGGACGAAGGCGCCCATTACGACCGCGTCGTCGTGCTCGATGCCGCCAACCTGCCGCCGATCGTCTCCTGGGGCTCGTCGCCGGAGGACGTCGTCTCCGTCCAGGGCGCCGTGCCCAACCCGGACGACATCCAGGATGAGACGAAACGTACGTCGAAGTGGCGCGCGCTCGACTATATGGGCCTGAAGCCGGGCACCAAGATCACCGATATCGCCATCGACCGGGTGTTCATCGGCTCCTGCACCAATGGCCGCATCGAGGATCTGCGCGCCGTCGCCAAGGTCGTCGAGGGCCGCAAGGTCGCCCCGACCGTTTCGGCGATGATCGTGCCGGGCTCCGGCCTCGTGAAGGAGCAGGCGGAAGCGGAAGGCCTCGACAGGATCTTCAAGGAAGCGGGCTTCGACTGGCGCGAGCCCGGCTGTTCCATGTGCCTGGCGATGAACGACGATCGGCTGAAGCCGGGCGAGCGCTGCGCCTCCACCTCGAACCGCAATTTCGAGGGACGTCAAGGCTTCAAGGGGCGCACGCATCTCGTCTCGCCGGCAATGGCTGCGGCGGCTGCGGTGGCGGGCCACTTCGTCGACATTCGCGAGTGGAAATAGCCTCTTCGGCTTCGCTCGCTTTTGCAGCGCCGCGTCCTTTGGGACGCGCAAAGGACGCTAGCGCATCGGCCCGAAAATCGTATCCGATTTTCGGAAAGCTCGATGCGTAGATCCAAAGAGTTACAGCGACCTTTGCGTGTCTGAAAAGACGCGCGGCGCTGTATGGTGGCCGCCCCTCGGGGCGGCCTTCTGTTATTGCCTTTGCGGACATCCGTGGAAGACAAGGCTGCGCAACGGTGCGACAATGTGGTTCATGTCGCCCGAAACAGGAACTGTCCCGGGTCGGCGACATGCATCACAAAATGACCTGATGCGTCAGGCCCGCCAACGACACATGAAGAGCGCCATGTCCGATCGCCCCTTGCCGCCAAAGCGCCGCCTCATGCTGCTGCGTCACGCCAAATCCGATTGGCCGGAGGGCGTGGCCGATCACCGCCGACCCCTTGCGGAGCGCGGACGAAGGACGGCGCCGGTCATCGGCGCCTATATGGCCGAGCACGGGCTCGTCCCGGACCTCGCGATCGTCTCGACCGCGCGGCGCGCGCAGGAGACCTGGGAGATCGTCTCCGAGGCACTGCCGGTAAGCGTCGCAGCTCGCGATGCCGTCGGGATTTACGAGGTGGCGGCACCGGCCATACTCAAGGTCATACGCGACGTGGAACCTTGGGTCAGCTGCCTTCTGCTCGTCGGACATAATCCGGGAATGGCGGAACTGGCGCTGCTGCTCGCCGGCGGCGGCGAAGATTTACCGCGCCTCCGGGAGAAATTTCCGACGGCCGGGCTGGCCGTCATCGATTTCGACGTCGGCAAATGGTCGGATGTGGCACCCCGCAAAGGCCGCCTTGTCCGCTTCGTCACACCGCGCCTGCTCGATGCGAAATGACCGCGGCGCCAGCCGTCTATCTGCAGCGGCCTTTGCGCGTCTGAAAAGACGCGCGGCGCTGTGAGGAGAGCGTCAGAGAACCTTCACCACCGTGCCCCGGCGCATGTGGCGGAGCAGCCGTTTCATCGCCGGCAGGTTGACGGCAACGCAACCCTGCGTCGGCTCATAGCCGGCGCGGATGAGATGGAAGAAGATAGCGGAACCCAGATGGCGGCGTCGGGACGAGATGTTCCAGTCCATGACGAGACAGACATCATAGAGCCCATCGTCCCGCATCATCGCCTCGTGACTCGAGGAAAACGGAGCCCTGACCGGCCGGTTGTAGCAGGCATGCTTCGCAGCGTCGCACCAAAGCATGTCGCCTCGGGTCGACAACAGCGGCAGGCGCGTCGGCGGCAGGCGAACGCGATCCCGCCGTACATAGCCGCCGATCAGCCTCATCGACCCGCGCGGCGTCGCGCCATCGCCTTCGCGCTTGAGGGAGCTCACGCCGCTTCGTCCGATCGCCGCCTCGACGGTGCTGCCGCCGAATTGCACGAGCGCCCGCCTGCGGTCGCGCGGCGCCGCTCTCACGAGGATCACCGATTTTTCCGACCGCGCTTCCGACTTTTTCTTGCGCATCATCCTCACGGTTTATTGCCTACAGCGCCGCGCGTCTTATTAGACGCGCAAAGGTCGCTGTAGCACTTTGAACTGCTCCATGTCTTTGTCCTTTAATCGAGATCGCTTAAAGGAGACATGCAGTAGCGCCGCGCGTCTTATTAGACGCGCAAAGGTCGCTGTAGCACTTTGAACTGCTCCATGTCTTTGTCCTTTAATCGAGATCGCTTAAAGGAGACATGCAGTAGCGCCGCGCGTCTTATTGGACGCGCAAAGGTCGCTGTAGCACTTTGAACTGCTGCATGTCTTTGTCCTTAAATCGAGGTCGGTTAGAGGAGACATGCAGCAGCCGTGATACCGTCGCGACCAAAGGCATGATTGCATATATAAGGGCAGTGAGCGGCGTCGCGCTTTGCCAAGAGCGGTATTTGAGCTAGTTTCGAATCAGGAAGCAAACAGGAATTGCCCCATGGCGACCCGTACCATACTCCTTGTCGACGATGACAATGACCTGCGTGAGACGTTGATCGAGCAACTCTCCCTCTACGAGGAGTTCGAGCTTCTGCAGGAGGCAACCGCCGGCAAGGGCATACAGACGGCACGCTCCCGCCAGGTCGATCTGCTGATCATGGATGTCGGACTACCGGACATGGACGGACGCGAGGCCGTGAAGCTTTTGCGCAAGGGCGGCTTCAAGGCGCCGATCATCATGCTCACCGGCCACGACACCGATTCGGACACGATTCTCGGCCTCGAGGCCGGCGCCAACGACTATGTCACCAAGCCCTTCCGCTTCGCGGTGCTCTTGGCACGAATCCGCGCTCAGCTTCGTCAGCACGAGCAGAGCGAAGACGCCACTTTCAGCGTCGGCCCGTACACATTCAAGCCGAGTCAGAAGCTCTTGACCATGGAAAACGGCCAGAAAATCCGCCTGACCGAGAAGGAGGCGGCGATCATCCGCTATCTCTACCGCGCCGACCAGAAGGTGGTGACCCGCGACGTCCTGCTCGAGGAGGTCTGGGGCTACAATTCCGGCGTGACGACGCACACGCTGGAAACGCATGTCTACCGGCTGCGCCAGAAAATCGAGCGCGACCCTTCCAATGCGGAGATCTTGGTCACAGAGAACGGCGGTTACAAGATCGTTCCCTGAAGCGTCGCGTTTAATGGTATTCGTGCAACGCGCTTTGGTTCTTTGCTTTCATGCGCGTCGTTGTCCCAAAACCGCGGCACAGTTTTTGGCGACATGCATTGGGATCAGGACCGCAGTCCGCTTTTCCACCGAACTGGGAGTATCGTCGCTTGGGGCTGAATGACGACATCGCGCTTCTGTCCAACGTCTCGCTCTTTGCGGATATCGGCGAAGACAAGCTGCGGCTGATCGCCTTCGGCGCCGAGCGCCGCCGCGTCGCCAGGGGGCACGAACTGTTCCGCGAGGGGGCGCCGGCCGATTGCGCCTATGCGGTTGCATCCGGACGTTTTTCGCTGACTAAGGACGGCCCCGAAGGCAAGCCGCAGCCCATCGGCACCGCCGCTCGCGGCACGCTGCTTTCGGAGCTGGCACTGATATCCATGGTCGAGCGCAAGTTCACGGCGACAGCCGATGAGGATAGCGAGGTGATCCGCATCAACCGGCCGCTCTTCCGCCGCATGCTGGAGGAATATCCGGAAGTTACCGCCATGGTCGAGGCCCGCATCCGAGAGAATATCCAGGCGATGATCCGCCGCGTCGAGGCGCTCGCCGGACGTTTCGCCTGATGGCCCCTCGCCCGCATGCGGGCGAAGCAGAATGCAGCGTGCGCCTCCCCCGATGCGCGTCTGGAGTCAGGAGCGGGAGGCAAACCCCTCAAAAATCGAAATGTGCGATCACCGGAACGTGGTCCGACGGGCGGTCCCAGCCGCGCGCTTCCCGCAGGATGTCGACGCGAGCGAGCTGGCGCGCGAGGTCGGCGGACGACCAGATGTGATCGAGCCGGCGGCCGCGGTCGGCGGCGGACCAGTCTTTCGCCCGATAGCTCCACCAGGTGTAAAGCTTCTCCGGCGGCGGCGTGTGCTGGCGCATCAGGTCGATCCAGGCGCCGCCGGTCATCACCGCGGTCAGACCCTCTGTTTCGATGGGCGTATGGCTGACGATCTTCAGGAGCTGCTTGTGCGACCAGACGTCGTGCTCGAGCGGCGCTATGTTGAGGTCACCGACGAGGATCGACGAAATCCCCGCCTCGGCCTCGGCATGCAGGAGCCTCATCTCGTCCACGAAATCGAGCTTGTGGCCGAACTTGGGATTGATCGCCCGGTCCGGTTCGTCGCCGCCGGCCGGCACATAGAAATTGTGCAGCCGGATCTTCTTGCCGCCGACCTCGAAGACGACCGAGAGATGACGCGCATCGCCGACGCCGCAATAGTCGCGGCGGTCAGTCAACTCATGGAGCGGCAGGCGGGAAATGGTCGCAACGCCGTGATAGCCCTTCTGCCCGTGCATCTCGATATAGTCGTAGCCGAGGCGCTTCAGCGGGCCGGAGGGGAACTGCTCGTTCGGGCACTTGGTTTCCTGCAGGCAGAGGATGTCCGGCTGCCATTTCTCCAGAAAATGCGCCACCAGCGGCATTCGCAGGCGGACGGAGTTGATGTTCCACGTGGCGATGGAAAGGGCCATTCCTCGTTCCTTTGGAAATGTCGCCGGTGGGGGGTCGGTGTCCGGCAGCACGGGAGCGTTTTAAACAGCTTCGGCGCCTTCCGACAAGTCATGAAAAAAGGCCGCCCAAAGGCGGCCCGAAGAGTGAACTCGGCGCAGCAGACGGTGACAGTGCCGCGCGTCCTTCAGACGCGCAAAGGCCGCTGCGACTATTCGGACCCGCGAATCGAGTCCAATTTTCGCACCGATTCGTTAGCCGCCACCCTTGTTGCGCACCTCGTCATAGGGAATGCGGAAGACCTTGTCGTCCAGTTGCAGCCCGGTCCTGACATTGAATATCATCACGGACGTGTCCTTCCTCTGCGCGTCGGTGATCGTCCATTGCCTGAGATCATAGGTCCTCGGGTCGAACATCATCGTGATCGTCGAATCGCCGAAGACCGAACGGTCGCCTAGTACGATGGTGATGAGGTCGGACTCTTCGCGAACGGCGCGCACCATCCGGCTGCTGAGATCTATCCTCTCGCTGAGCAGGAGGTTCAGCGGCGTCTTCGACAGCGGATAGATGTCCCAGGTCTTGAGCTTCATGTTGCCGATGACGACCGATTTGCCATCAGCGATCACGCGCATCGGCGATGGCGCTTCATAATTGAAGCGGATACGTCCCGGACGGTGGATGTAGAACTTGCCGCCCGTCTGTTCGCCGCGCGGCCCGAACTGCACGAACTCGCCCGCCATCGTCTTCACCGACGAGAAATGATCGGCGATCTTCTGCGCGACGCTCGACGCCTGCGCCGAGGCGTGCGACGCGTCGAGCAATGTGCCGGCCGTTCCGGCGAATGCCGCAAGGCCGCAAACGAAGACGCGCCGCGAGATCGCCAGATTTCCGCCGTCGACGGTTTTTCTCTCTGTCATCGCAGTCTCCTTCATATCAGCGTCATGTGGAGCGCAAGTGGGGCCTCTTCAAGGCGTTGGCGGACCTGGGCACGCTACATGTTCAAATGATCGTGACCGGCGGGAGGAAGTCCGGGTCAGCGGCCGGAAATCTCCGCTTCCGTCGGCACCAGGATCTCCCGCTTGCCGGCGTGGTTCGCCGGACCGATGATCCCCTCCTGCTCCATCCTTTCGATCAGCGAGGCGGCCCGATTATAGCCTATGCCGAGCCGCCGCTGCACGTAGGACGTCGAGGCCTTGCCGTCGCGCAGCACGATCGCCACCGCTTGGTCGTAGGGGTCCTCGGAATCGGCGAGATTGGATGTTCCCGCCGGGCCGCCCTCGCCGTCCTCCTCGTCGTCCTCGGTGATCGCGTCGAGATATTGCGGCGTCCCTTGAGTCTTCAGATAGGCGACGACTTCCTCGACCTCCATGTCGGAAACGAAGGGCCCGTGCACGCGCTGGATGCGCCCGCCGCCGGCCATGTAGAGCATGTCGCCCTGC includes:
- the leuC gene encoding 3-isopropylmalate dehydratase large subunit, with translation MSAPRTLYDKIWDDHLVSSQDDGTCLLYIDRHLVHEVTSPQAFEGLRMAGRKVRAPEKTLAVVDHNVPTSPDRHLGIKNEESRIQVEALAKNAADFGVEYYSENDKRQGIVHIVGPEQGFTLPGMTIVCGDSHTSTHGAFGALAHGIGTSEVEHVLATQTLIQKKAKNMLVRVDGQLPPGVTAKDIILAIIGEIGTAGGTGHVIEFAGEAIRSLSMEGRMTVCNMTIEGGARAGLIAPDETTFAYIKDRPRAPKGKAWDMALDYWKTLNTDEGAHYDRVVVLDAANLPPIVSWGSSPEDVVSVQGAVPNPDDIQDETKRTSKWRALDYMGLKPGTKITDIAIDRVFIGSCTNGRIEDLRAVAKVVEGRKVAPTVSAMIVPGSGLVKEQAEAEGLDRIFKEAGFDWREPGCSMCLAMNDDRLKPGERCASTSNRNFEGRQGFKGRTHLVSPAMAAAAAVAGHFVDIREWK
- a CDS encoding SixA phosphatase family protein; the protein is MSDRPLPPKRRLMLLRHAKSDWPEGVADHRRPLAERGRRTAPVIGAYMAEHGLVPDLAIVSTARRAQETWEIVSEALPVSVAARDAVGIYEVAAPAILKVIRDVEPWVSCLLLVGHNPGMAELALLLAGGGEDLPRLREKFPTAGLAVIDFDVGKWSDVAPRKGRLVRFVTPRLLDAK
- a CDS encoding L,D-transpeptidase family protein, coding for MRKKKSEARSEKSVILVRAAPRDRRRALVQFGGSTVEAAIGRSGVSSLKREGDGATPRGSMRLIGGYVRRDRVRLPPTRLPLLSTRGDMLWCDAAKHACYNRPVRAPFSSSHEAMMRDDGLYDVCLVMDWNISSRRRHLGSAIFFHLIRAGYEPTQGCVAVNLPAMKRLLRHMRRGTVVKVL
- a CDS encoding response regulator transcription factor gives rise to the protein MATRTILLVDDDNDLRETLIEQLSLYEEFELLQEATAGKGIQTARSRQVDLLIMDVGLPDMDGREAVKLLRKGGFKAPIIMLTGHDTDSDTILGLEAGANDYVTKPFRFAVLLARIRAQLRQHEQSEDATFSVGPYTFKPSQKLLTMENGQKIRLTEKEAAIIRYLYRADQKVVTRDVLLEEVWGYNSGVTTHTLETHVYRLRQKIERDPSNAEILVTENGGYKIVP
- a CDS encoding cyclic nucleotide-binding domain-containing protein, coding for MGLNDDIALLSNVSLFADIGEDKLRLIAFGAERRRVARGHELFREGAPADCAYAVASGRFSLTKDGPEGKPQPIGTAARGTLLSELALISMVERKFTATADEDSEVIRINRPLFRRMLEEYPEVTAMVEARIRENIQAMIRRVEALAGRFA
- a CDS encoding exodeoxyribonuclease III codes for the protein MALSIATWNINSVRLRMPLVAHFLEKWQPDILCLQETKCPNEQFPSGPLKRLGYDYIEMHGQKGYHGVATISRLPLHELTDRRDYCGVGDARHLSVVFEVGGKKIRLHNFYVPAGGDEPDRAINPKFGHKLDFVDEMRLLHAEAEAGISSILVGDLNIAPLEHDVWSHKQLLKIVSHTPIETEGLTAVMTGGAWIDLMRQHTPPPEKLYTWWSYRAKDWSAADRGRRLDHIWSSADLARQLARVDILREARGWDRPSDHVPVIAHFDF
- a CDS encoding outer membrane lipoprotein carrier protein LolA, whose product is MTERKTVDGGNLAISRRVFVCGLAAFAGTAGTLLDASHASAQASSVAQKIADHFSSVKTMAGEFVQFGPRGEQTGGKFYIHRPGRIRFNYEAPSPMRVIADGKSVVIGNMKLKTWDIYPLSKTPLNLLLSERIDLSSRMVRAVREESDLITIVLGDRSVFGDSTITMMFDPRTYDLRQWTITDAQRKDTSVMIFNVRTGLQLDDKVFRIPYDEVRNKGGG